The Dendropsophus ebraccatus isolate aDenEbr1 chromosome 6, aDenEbr1.pat, whole genome shotgun sequence nucleotide sequence CTGGATTTgttgcttaaagtgtaactgtcatttcagggtcatttttttgaaaacattaaatatcaacagttcaagcgattttaagaaactctgtaataggttttataaaccaaaagactttccttctgtactgaaaaagcaatctcccagcctcccccctcacttcagaagaagcaggattctctgtacattatgtggctatggagaggggaggggctgttaggagtgactgagcacggagcggtcttgcaaagcacaacaatctgcaatcttctctcagtaagttcatagataagcactgacctttctgaccccagtatccagcattttaggtgcccagacacagggccattttaatacattggtgggcccagtgcacagccctcaagagtgggcccccctcttccctttcggcacattgtataatgtactgaatttgcccccacactgtatcaagagccccaatacatacagtagttaccttatagcactatttccaccatacagtgattacttattacataaaaactgcactaaacaaaacagaaagatatcaccaatgataccattacataacgccgccacatcatgacccctaacactacaaccctataacagagtgcagttacatccagtgactcaccaggggtgtcttctccaatcagagtctgtcaccttttctttttctctccttccagcctgggccaccttgaagtcttctcctggctgtgaatcttctctccagaatctgccagacaaatattttaggctccaacacatacagtagttaggtcccttgtacccctatacagtactaacacccctctgtacccctacatagttacacccctctgtgcctccatagttttaaggtgtccctgtagtatatagaccctcatgtgctcctccagttgtatacagccctcctgtgcgctcccccattagtatatagcccccctgtgcactctccccagtagtatatagccccccttctcccacaatagtatatagccccccttctcccacaatagtacatagcccccctgtgctctcccccaatagtatatagcccccctatgctctcccacaatagtatatagcccacctatgctctcccacaatagtatatagcccccctgtgctctcccacaatagtatatagccactctgtgctctccccaatagtatatagcccccctgtgcttcccaatagtatatagctcccctgtgctccccaatagtatatatctcccctgtgcttcccaatagtatatagctcccctgtgctccccaatagtatatagctcccctgtgctccccaatagtatatagctcccctgtgctccccaatagtatatagctcccctgtgctccccaatagtatatagctcccctgtgctcccccataatatatagccccctgtgctccccagtagtatatagttcccctgtgctccccagtagtatatggttcccctgtgctcccccatagtatatggctcccctgtgctcccccatagtatatagctcccctgtgctcccccatagtatatagccccctgtgctcccccatagtataaagctcccctgtgctccccaatagtatatagccccccctgtgctctcccccatagtatatagccccctgtgctccccaatagtatatagctcccctgtgctccccaatagtatatagctcccctgtgctccccaatagtatatacctcctctgtgctccccaatagtatatagctcccctgtgctcccccatagtatatagcccccctgtgctccccagtagtatatagctcccctgtgctcccccatagtatatagctcccctgtgctcccccatagtatatagccccttgtgctccccaatagtatatagcccccctgtgctctcccccatagtatatagccccctgtgctccccaatagtatatagctcccctgtgctcccccatagtatatagctcccctgtgctcccccatagtatatagctcccctgtgctcccccatagtatatagccccctgtgctcccccatagtatatagctcccctgtgctccccaatagcatatgcgctccccgtcccatataacattgaaaaaaaacaaacacttttactcacctaggtccacgcgttcctcttctcttccctcttgaggctgcacttcctgcggtcacaagaggctgcactccccttacccttgcGCCGACGCTCtggtgacgtcgggcgctagagggagagtgcggcttcttgtgaccgcaggaagtgcggccacaagagtgactgacagggagggagccaatggctctctctctgtcagtatcgctgctgctgaagtgctgcagcagcagcgggcaggcgggggcagcggcggacgggggggccctgcagggggcgccatggaggggtaagtgcacgtgcaccatgtgccctctggttaaagctgccctgcccagagagtctacaaacagctgaccttcatgtcacctcttcctgctccctcatctccctcggcccctcccccctccataaggatagaatggagagagcagagcccgtcttcactggcttctctgtaatgaagacgtgtttgccttataatgcacagataagaagtcggggggggggggggggagggctaggctgggagattgcttcttgagtacagaaggaggcttatactccttctgtatacttatacgcttatactactgatttctgcaataaaaaaaaaaagtgacagttacgctttaagggtatgaacccacacaccgtatatgcagcagatatgcaacaaatacgcagcagatttgttggtacagatttgatgctgtgttcagttatttagatctaatctgctgcgagtttgctgcgagtttgctgcgtatcgcagcagtaaatacgctgcatatacggtgtgtgggtttataccctaagggtataaacccacacaccgtatatgcagcgtatttactgctgcgatacgcagcaaactcgcagcaaactcgcagcaaaatcgcagcagattagatctaaataactgaacacagcatcaaatctgtaccaacaaatctgctgcgtatttgttgcatatctgctgcatatacggtgtgtgggtttataccctaagtcaATATACTTCCAGCTTTTAACAGTCCAGGTTTCTTTTTCATGACATCATTGAAAACAAAGGCAACGGTGGCTGGCTGTGTAATGTAATGGCAGAATATGTAATGAGTGCCATGACACTGAATTTTCAAAGCACCTGGAAATGGTCCATGAAGAGAAAGCGTGTGTAATGAAGGTGCTGCCTGTGGCTAGTGGACTATGAAATTGAGTCATCTCAGTCCTGGTGGTGTGTCTGGGACATCTGATGCCTCTTTTTCTTGTGTTTCTACCCTCACACTCACACAGCTCCCAACACctcctaagggtataaacccacacaccgtatatgcagcgtatttactgctgcgatacgcagcaaactcacagcagattagatctaaataactgaacacagcatcaaatctgtaccaacaaatctgctgcgtatttgttgcgtatcctAAAAGCTTTATTAGAACAGCCTACATTGCTGGTAATTAGTCAAAACAACCATTTTCAGGTCTGCTCTGACATGTCATCTCAAaagcagggagagaggagcagCAAGGAATTGGAAGACCACATCTGGGTCTACAGGCAACcagggtaagtataacttttttttttctgcagtcccagtgttttataaaaaaaaaaaaaaaatacccttttAATGCAAGGTAGTACAAGATaacttacctgatgtttgcttcCAGGATAAATGTATTTTAAACTGATTATTGtggtaaaaataaaatactttcaAAGCATTTTTACTACTTTTGTAGGATTTGTTTTGTCTCTTGCACAAATTCATAGCAGGATTCATGCTTGCTGGCTTCAAATCTGTTTAAGAAAAAATTTGAAAAGAAGCAGTTTCTCAAGTACATTTGTTAGAGTTATTCTATATAGCGCACAAAAGTGTGAGATCTGTCATGGTGTCACCTTGCCGTGCGGTAGTAAAAATGAACTGTGCCTTTGGACTCTTCATTCTTCTTTCTCTCCAGTAAGAAACAGCTTGTATTCTCACAAGGTACTCATTGTCAGATTGCAGGCCTTGCAGTGTAAATTCTGTTATAGCCTAAATGAAAAGACAACACAAGTGCTTGTAAAATTACAAGCATTAACTTGATGTAAATAGGAAACTAAAAATGTGCATTACACACCCCATCTACTAAAACACAACTCTCTTCCGTCCTTTCTGAATGCAGCTTTCCAGTATTCTTAAACTTCCAGCatatcctgtaataattaatttttAGGTCATGTTCTGGTGGCACATCCCAGCCAATGTTCACACTGACAGTGCCCTCATGGGTAACCTTTAGGTTATATTTTCTAAGACCAGTTGGAGCAGCTGGTGGCATTGGATCTAGAGAAAAAAGAGTGAAGATAAAGTGGTAAAGCAgtatttatgtatataaaaaGAGCTTTACATACTAATTTCATACAAATAACAACAATTACAATAAGAACATCTAGATTTTATGAATATCACACTTTGCAGTTGGAAAGTCAATAATAGAATTACAGATACTCTATACCATAATATAAATTAAatattactatataatatatgGAAGGCTTATAAAGAAATTAGGAGACTGGAAAACTTGGGTGGTCAATAAACAAACCATTTCAGGCCTGATTGAGATCCCTTAGAATATGTGTTGTCACATTTACATATAGCATGTGCTATGTTTATATTTCTTCTCTTAaacctcttaaagcgactctgtacctacaatctgtcccccccaaaccacttgtacctttggatagctgcttttaatccaagatctgtgctgggatccgttcggcaggtgatgcagttattgtcctaaaaaacaacttttaaacttgcagccctgtgccaaacagccgtGGCTTGAAGTATctctgccctaactttgtaccacccctccgtccctcctccgcgcccttttcaccatttttcctattacactgcagtgaaaactacagctactactgtgctgacacaggtgatgaataggagaaaatctgcctgcggtattcctaatgatgaggagagggggaggagggacaaaaagggtgtgccagcctaatgcatacacaatttaggccacggctgtttggcacagggctgcaagtttaaaagtagttttttaggacaataactgcatcacctgccgaacggaccccaggacatatcttggattaaaagcagctatctgaaggtacaagtagtttggggggtcagattgtgggtacactttaaggactgagccaattttcatttttgtgctttcattttgtcctccttctgtttaaaaaaaaattatttgtgcagtgaaattgaaaagaattgcaatttcttttattttgagggATTTTGTGTTTATGCCGTTTGCCCTATCGTacaaaaattgctctattaccatccttataacgcttttattgtttgccGTTATTTGTTACGCCGTTTACAGTGCAAGATcatgaatgtgatcatttaatagattgggcgattacacatgcggcaaaaccaaatatgtttaattttttatttagttatatatttttgtttataaGATGGGAAAAGAAGGGtgatgtcaggaatgtgcagtagcctggtgtgaactgggcctgtgtttttgcttttgtgtgacacacccgatttcttttcagcttccggcaatgcaagagttacactgaaCTCTGCTAGCCCTGAGCAAGTCTGTTTCATTGACgtgttcctctgcctgtccgcaacctggaggatcagagcacccgtccaatggggatccagacctggctcttgatcctcataaaagaaagctgagccagtctctcagctctctatttaggttcataccctgatcccagcttcccctgtctactcctgcgtaCCCCATTCCTGATCCCTCTGCTCATTTGACCTGTTATATGACCTTccgcctgacctctgactatccgattgttacccgactttgtaccgcgttgcccgtttggtttggactttggcttgttgaccttccctttgtgtttgttcgtctgtcttgttCCGTGTTTACACCTATTCTAGCGCCGGGActaccttcgtggttgtccgcggctaggTAGGGCCgtatgaggcaagtaggtagggacagtgggtgggtcagcatcagggctcactgtcgtgtcttgtccctacctctcctgtcctgacagtttattttaaactttttttaggggaggggattttttattaataaaaagcccctgggggacttctaatacaactacactgatctattatatagatcagtgtagtattcATAATACAGCATGGATCCATTAGATCAGAGCTGTATTGGTCTGGTGtgcagcagaccagatcaatagattgccgaactttgacagctgcatttaagcaGTTAATTACCCGACAGCCGCGACCGGCCGCTCCGCCTAATACATGTGGTCTCCAGCTGCACTTAGCAACTTGGTACCGCATGCTGCAGAGAGGGCCCGCActgtgagccctctctgtttaccaaTAATGGTGGCAGGACCAGTATACTCATCCTGCGTCAATAACAGGTTAAACAATTTGTTCTCTTTTACTTTTCTAAATGTTGCTAATTTATTTGTCATTCTCTCTCTGGAGCAGACCCTAGCCTAAAGGATGGACCAGTCAAGAGGAGGTAGATCCCCTGGAGTGCTGATATAGCTTCCCCAAGGAGCTGAATCTATGGAGCCCCCCGGTTTTCACCAAAGCCTGCTGCAAGGTGGGATGGGCTTCGTTATAAGAAACCTCCAGGTTGCTACCCTCAGTGAAGCTCCCCTGTGAGCACTAACTAATGGTAGTGAAGAAATACAGGAGCCCGGAACTAGATGGTCTTCTTCTGCGGTCACACTTTAATATATGAGAAGATTCTGTTCACACTGGAGCTACACTGATAATTAGAAATGGAGCAAGACTTAACAGCTAGAAGGATGCTAGGAAGTGAGGAAGTGGCAAATAGCCGGGAGCTCAGACAGGTTATCAGACTGAAATACACCAAAAatagataccttgcttgggtggtttccttaattggagacattccttggtttGTTTATTCCTTCCCAGAGGaaagtctggctagttcactgacgtcgagacacgtgatggtgtctctgcggtgttcttTTTCATAtctgatttcccagggggcaatgttctggaATATACTGacattgagacatgtgatggtgtctctgcagtgttctggttgatctccctgaggtcaaccagcgtccttttgcatgcacttactaggtaattgctcccactagccagaatcctactccacactgatgaggggcaaataccctgaaacagctgtctgtggatggataccttgcttgggtggtttccttgatcgGAGACATTCCTtgccttggttgttccttcccggaggaaaggctggctagttcactgacgtccaGACACGTGatagtgtctctgcagtgttcttttgcctaTTGGAATacaccaacaactgagcacagagATGTGGAGGTTGTGGCTATGTACCCTCAGGTGAACAGCCTGGAATTCTTCAAAACCTATGGGCTGAGCTTCAGGTGCCAGGTGccagcctgccactagagggagtacAATCCTCCAGGAGGTCAGCTCAGAACAGGAGAGGCTGCCGGAAGCATATTGAGAAAAAGCAGATGTCCACAGGACAGAGCGACCTGCAGCAGGTAGGGGATACCGGACATGACCGTGTGCCATTACACTGTTTGACTCAAAGCTTGTACAATAGGCCCAGACTAATTGAATTAATCAACTTACTTTCAACTGTGGTCAAATGAAACCTCTGGGCTGATTCAATGCattgagcagtttacaccagtttctatttgaCACAGTTTGAGAAATCTGGGCCAAAGTCTTTACTCCCAACAGATGCTGCAGTTTCCAACAGTGGTGTGCAGATCTGATGTCGCTTGGCAGTCATATAGCTTGGCTGTCATATGGTACTAGGCATGGATGGGGGCCCACTAaggtccttccttccttcctcccttccttccttcaatCCAGCACTGTTTTCTTAGCAAGGGTAACTAATGTCACAAGATATCCTGGATTCTTGACAAAGTCTTACAGGTAGAAATGCTAGTGTGCTCTTCCTTCCTCCAAACTGTACTCTAGACTAATGCTATCTTCCTATTTCACTCAGTAGAGAAGCTTGTTcagggcagggccggttttagacaaaatgtggccctgggcaaagttgaaggtggggccccaaatgctaaaacattgtagcagcaatttaaggtccctacACACgttacttttttgtcagcggttggcgcgctgctcgaggtggggtgatcttttgtgaccttaaataagacccctttgtgccccatatagtaggtaggtccctctatgcctccatggtacatatagtcggtatccctctgtaggtaattcccctggtagttacctccaccacccagtatgtagtatccaccaacataggaggcatctcactgtaggttatgCACCTTTtagctagccccccccccccagcacataacaTCTCCCTTGATAGTtaccccctcagcagatagcagctcccctgatagttaaccccccccagcacatagcatctcccctgatagttacccccccagcacatagcatctcctagggctggggtgatatgggcaaaaaattaaaatctcgtttttttcttttctcaattttttttttaatttttttttaattttttgcttgttatgatgggtgtagtataggcatagtggataaggggtgtagtaacagtagaagcacagaagatgaggggtgtagtagtagataaggggagtagcagttttgggagtagtagtagtattaggagTGGGGGTAATAGTATCAATGGTAGTGAGAGccgtattgggggtagtagtagagcagtagtaggagtagtattgggggtagtagtagagcagtagtaggagtagtattgggggtagtagtagagcagtagtaggagtagtattgggggtagtagtagtgcagtattgtgggtagtaatagagcagtattggggtagtagtagagcagtattagaagtagtattgggggtagtagtagagcagtattggggtagtagtaaagcagtattaggagtagtattgggggtagtagtagagcagtataagagtagtattggggtagtagtagagcagtattggggtagtagtacagcagtattaggagtactattggggtagtagtagagcagtattggggatagtagtagagcagtattagaagtagtattggggatagtagtagagcagaattgggggtagtagtagagcagtattagaagtagtattggggatagtagtagagcagtattagaagtagtattggggatagtagtagagcagtattgggggtagtagaccagtattggggtagtagtagagcagtattaggggtagtattgggggtagtagaccagtattggggtagtagtagagcagtattgggggtagtagtagtagagcagtattagaagtagtattggggatagtagtagagcagtattaggggtagtagaccagtattggggtagtagtagagcagtatttggggtagtattgggggtagtagtagagcagtattaggagcagtattgggagtagtagtagagcaggggagagatatgggggtactgtatcatacagaatcccctccccatatactattcactaggccctgaatgggggaggggatcctgtgtgattcagcacccacctccctCATGTTCTgcgtactgctcagggcctggtgcccatagatacaaagggaggagggccctgaacagtatatggtggaaggggggaccgcatcatacaagatcccctgccccctttctTTATACTGTTTGCTAGGCTCTAAAAAGTATATGGgaagggggttactgttttataaagacccCCGAGGCTCAGCCCACCTGCCACCGTAAGCCCCACCCCTTAGTCACAAGTCCCGCCCCCAGCCTCCGCGACCCTCTAcataccaacccccccccccccgcctcctcttctccctcttcttctgcggtctcacagctcagctccttcgttcattagtaGAGCAGGGGAGcggcttgtgctgctctgcttcctgctccactaatgaaggagcTAGGCGGCCCCAGGGGGATGGGGGCCCCTGGCATGTGCCCAGTTTGCCCCCCACCCAACTCCTCCCTTCCATCTGGACAGTTTATAGCCATGCCTGGTATAAATGCAGCCACAGTGCAAAAGACAGAAAGACATTATAAAACAGTATAAATGTCAAAGCTTGGTGCTTGTTGGGTCATACCCAACCACAGATCGTACTGGGATCCCAGTGGAACACTGCATGGATATGAAGGGAAGCACACAGAACTGAGTCTGCAGCTAATACTTACATGGGCTTAGGGACGTGTATGTCGCTGAGCAACTGAAggcctgtgcctagggcagcagtgttAATGGAGcagcacttaaagtgacactgtcaccccctatttgcattttgactgctctccacaggtgtaaagggaaaatgttacagctttcattacttattttatattatacctcatggtgcttgttgtggtaaaaagtagtttttatcacctgtagattgatatatgtgggcggggcctatgtgccacattgctccgcccctagcgcctcttagccatgcccccatctgtgacgtcatcaccgcataggccccaccccctatggATCTGTCTATATGAAAGGCTGAAGCACAGAAGGCAGTTAGATAGAAGGCTGAAAACCAGGAGTTTCCCTACAGTAACTGCAGCTGCCTCCTGGTGTTTCATCCCAATGTCATAACCCCTTGGGCCCGAGAACCCTAAACCTAGAATCTGAACCTAGAAACAGGCTGCAAACTAAATGGGGATTTGAAAATGAATAAAAGAATGGAGATTGTAGACTAAAACTAACACAGAGTGGATAAACATAAGTTTTTCCATTCCAAAGAAGGTGTCCATAGCTTTTAATGGCATTCCTGTTCATCATTAGTAGGCTGGCATCATATAAAATGAAATATTCAGAGTTTGCAGATTGAAATAGGCACATATTCAAAAGCAACTTGTGGAACATCTGTTGTGAAATCTGATTTTACAATCCAATATTCGTGATCTAAATCATATGGAGGCATAAGTGTGTATTTGTAACTAGTCAGGACTCTGTGTTCAAAATGATTCTAATGGATGGATTTCTCCCCCCTCATTTCCAGCAGTGTAGACATGCATGTTTTCAGTGCTAGGAAAACAATATGGAACTAGTGTCACAAAATCTAAAGGTTAGTTTGTTCTGTTGTGGAGCAAGTTACAGATTTACTTATACTGACGCTGGGTTATGTACTGAGCAAGGAAAACAGAGATGTATTAGGTAAATTTTACAATTGCACACACATATGTAATTCTTACCTCTGGTGCAATGGATATGTTTACTTGGAATTGTAAAACCATGTGTTCCATGCATGTTAACTGCAGCTACCCGAAACTGGTACCATCTTCCTGGCCTTATATCTGTCATAATAAAATGGCGAGCTGCTGTCTAATAaacacagaaggaagggagttacacacacatatttattatttttattatagtttagtaaactttaaagggaaccaatcagcccaatctgtatacagctgctgcagcagccgcagcacgtactggccgtggctgcagcaggtgCTGTATAactgaaaaaaagcactttaattccctgggcgcgtgacaggcagaggcagggaggtagtcatctgggtggctccccgcccgtgtctagtcaccaaaCTCCGAGGGGATGAATGAAAGACAGAAAGGTCCGTTACTgtcctctgcctgtcaatcatccctcggtTCTCTTTAAGGGGGTTTTCCTGGCAAAATAGATTGATGGTCTATCTACAAGATAGATCATCACTCACTGTGCAGACACCCCTGCCCATGAACTGTTCAGTGTCCACACCACAGAGTAAGCAGTGGTctttgttcactgtgtagtgaccAGGCCCGATTATTGATGGACAGCCTCTGTGCACTTGAACAGGAACTGAGCTGGAGTCACCAGCTTCCCACACTAGTTGATGTGTAGTCtgggcactgaacagctgatcagtgggctGCTGGTCAGTGATGGACCGTTTTGGCCCTTTAAGTGCTATACTCTATACAATATGACAGTCACAACATATTAGGTTTCTAGATAGGAGAAAAAAAGACAATGG carries:
- the LOC138795213 gene encoding anosmin-1-like, which gives rise to MTTLREVVRMMTLSESGGQWVAQELVTAAEQNSLSCSELTSWRIVLPLVAGWHLAPEAQPIGFEEFQAVHLRAKEHCRDTITCLDVSELASLSSGKEQPRQGMSPIKETTQARYPSTDSCFRVADRQRNTSMKQTCSGLAEFSVTLALPEAEKKSDPMPPAAPTGLRKYNLKVTHEGTVSVNIGWDVPPEHDLKINYYRICWKFKNTGKLHSERTEESCVLVDGAITEFTLQGLQSDNEYLVRIQAVSYWRERRMKSPKAQFIFTTARQDLKPASMNPAMNLCKRQNKSYKSSKNALKVFYFYHNNQFKIHLSWKQTSDNYVEPYTYLIKWRPVICGNNDTFSGGQAAVKGSSYNITGLQFACTYKVTVRPFTLQGPLVEEVTFVKTCKCNNMKAKSLKDAHCPKQGCHHLSRNVMHRSEKLRAVFQSGNGKIKGEFCWPFFSTKSCLFSWAEMSQSAAFYNTLTLPATHNFVIIDDLKPSTFYHFKVQTVGLNISSTEQIFLTPALGL